Genomic window (Oncorhynchus mykiss isolate Arlee chromosome 28, USDA_OmykA_1.1, whole genome shotgun sequence):
TGGTTTCGATGCCTATGAGCTTTGTTGATTGAGTTTGCCCCACAAATATTTTCATTTTAAAATCACTCCTGTACATTTTATAGACACTATTTTGCATCAGTTGAGCAACAGGTGATAATGCCTATTGCTAATAGCACATCTGATAATATAGACCATGGGCTATATGCATGgtccaatgtttttttttcaatgttTCACCAATATGTTATTTCACTCATTTCTGGAGGTGGAAATTATATTCTAGATGGTATCAGCGTCATTTTATTTTCATTAATGTTGGAGTAGAATGTCCTTTTTAAAAAGCTTCTCAGACCTTCTACATAACAATGATCCCAGGGAGGACCACGGACCCCCTAAGAAAAGGGACTGGGATTGGTCAAGCTCAGTTAAATACATGTACAAAATTATAATTTTTCCCTAAAAGCATGATGGTCATAGACTTTCTTACAGGCCGGTGACATCACGACTTCCCATCAAAACAACTCCTTGAATGCCCTACTCCTTGAAATTTGCAGTTGTCTAAAAAACACTattttgtgatttaaaaaaaaaaaatgctttagtGTGCACTTTACTGTATACTTTTATACTTATACACTTTTGAACAGTAAAAGTTCAAAAGTCACTGGTGAACGTCTTTAAGTTTCAGTCATaggatttatttttgtttagaCTCCTGGGAAAGGGCTTGCAGACATACATTAAATGGCAGAGCAGAAAATGCATTTCTTTGCAGACACACAATAACCTAAGACATTCCGTTAGGAACGGATTCACTCTCTGGAATGCAGCCTTCATAGCTTCTTCTTCCTATAGCATTATCATGCGCTAAATCAAATGTTGGgtgattttagattttttttgtcacccACTTTACATTTGCTAATGGTCTTCATCTTATTACATCAAAGTTATGAACCTGCCAGCCAGTGTGTTGCAATGCAGCCACTGAACACGAGCCTATACAATCTGTAGTCAAGATTGGTATATTGCTTCAAATCGGGATTTTCCTAGAGAGCTATCTGATTGTGGCCCAGTCACTCTTTCCTGTGTATTCTATGTTCATGTTTTACTTTGTATCATCATTCTCATGATGTCATTTCCCCCCTCCCCTCAGCGGACAGTTTGCCATCGTACGGAAGTGTAAAGAGAAGCCCTCTGGCTCTGAGTACGCCGCCAAATTCATCAAGAAGCGTCGCCTGTCGTCTAGCCGCCGTGGCGTTAGCCGCGAGGAGATCGAGAGGGAGGTGAACATCCTGAGAGAGATCCAGCACAGCAACATCATAACGCTACACGACATCTTCGAGAACAAGACCGACGTCATCCTTATCCTGGAGCTGTAAGGGAGACTAGATGATACCAGGGTCATATTCATAAATAATGTCAGAGTAGaaattctgatctaggatcagttttgtcttTAAAAAATCACAATTCATGagataggggcggcaggtagcctggtggttagagcattgggccagtaaccaaatggTTGCTAgatagaatccccgagctgacgaggtaaaaatctgtcgttctgcccctgaacaaggcactgttcagaacccactgttcctatgccgtcgttgtaaataagattttgttgttaactgacttgcctagttaaataaaggttcaataaaaaaagaaagaaaaaacataGATATGGGGACGTGATCCTAGAACAGCACAATACTCTGAGACATTTTATACATACGGCcacaaacctgggttcaaattaGCCTGTGTGACATTCTGTTCCTGCTCTCTTGTTAAGTGAAAAATCCCAAAACATCCTGATGTGGTTCTGTTGAGATGCTAGTTGTGTGTGTTGTTTTAGAGATTCatctgtttatgttgtgtttcagGGTGTCTGGGGGGGAGCTGTTTGACTTCTTGGCAGAGAAGGAGTCTTTAACAGAGGAGGCTGCCACACAGTTCCTCAAACAGATCCTGGATGGGGTCCACTACCTGCACTCCAAATGCATAGCTCACTTTGAcctcaaggtacacacacacacacagatcccggACGGGGTCTACTACCTGCAGTGCCACACTCCAAACGCATCGCGCACTTTGATCTCAAAGTGGACTGTAGGCTGCGGAGCTGGGTAAACCAGGGTCATGTTCAacgaaaaacattttgcaatggaatACACTTCTTATTCTTAAGTCCAGGTTGTCTCTAGTGCCTAGTGAACACCATCCAGGCTGGTGTTTTCAACAGTCATCCTTATTaaacacatacactatatatacaaaattatgtggacacaccttcaaattagtagattcggctatttcagccacacccgttgctgacagatgtataaaatcgagtacacagccatgcaatcagcCATGCAAACATTGgaagtagaatggtcttactgaatagttcagtgactttcaacgtggcaccgtcataggatgccatctttccaacaagcagtttgtcagatttctgccctgctagagctgctctggtcaactgtaagggctgttgttgtgaagtggaaacgtctaggaacaacaacggctcagctgcaaagtggtaggccacacaagctcacagaatgggactgccgagtACTGTAGCGGGTAAAACTCTTCTGTccacggttgcaacactcacttccgagttgcaaactgcctctggaagcaacgtcagcacaataactgtttgtctggagcttcatgaaatgggtttccatgccagagcagccacacacaagcctaagatcaccatgcgcaatgccaagcgtcggctggagtggtctaaagctcgctgccattggactccagagcagtggaaatgcgttctctggagtgatgaatcacgctttaccatctggcagtccaacggactaatctgggtttggcggatgccaggagaacgctacctgccccaatgcatagggccaactgtaaagtttggtggatgaggaataatggcctgggactgtttttcattgttcgggctaggtcccttagtttcagtgaagggaaatatttaCACTgaagaatacaatgacattctagacgattctgtgcttccaactctgtggcaacagtttggggaaggccatacagaaatggtttgttgagatcggtgtggaagaacttgactggcctggacAGAGCCCTGACCGCAACCCCATCTAACGCCTTTtggattaattggaacgccgactgcgagccaggcctaatcgcccaacatcagaatggaagcaagtccccgcagcaatgttccaacatctagtggaaagccttcccagaagagtggaggctgttatagcagaaaaggggagACAAGCTCcattcccatgattttggaatgagatgtttgacaagcaggtgtccacatacttttggtcatgtagtgtaccatgATAGTATACTGTTTAGGATattataataatagtaataatcaTTCAGGTCAGTTATTTATTTTCGACATATGACGTTGttattatatttcaaaacatcTGTAGTGTATCCATTCTCTTCTAACTTGTATTATGGAatgcttgtttgtttttgttgcagCCGGAGAACATTATGCTGCTGGATAAGAATGTTCCCAACCCCAGGATCAAACTCATCGACTTCGGCATCGCTCATCAAATCAAAGCTGGGAACGAGTTTAAAAACATCTTCGGAACGCCAGAGTTCGTTGGTGAGACCCTCTTCTACCGCTCAAGACCAAAAGAGCCATGAACAGTTTTTTTAACGGCATTAGTACGGCTTTTATTTTCAAATTGATTCTTTTCACTTCGGGTTTGGATTCCCTTTGGAAAAAATAAATTCCTTATTCCTATGAAAGACATACAGTATCCATAAAATGTCTGTCCAGAAATGTTATTGTTATGGTATGCCCACATGGGGAAAATATTCTTTGACATTTATCTTATTTAGTGGAGGTCTGTTGATGTCCTTGACGACCATCTGGGTTGAATTAAAGCTTTAAAGTGATGCTGGTGTTGATGCTGCTTGTTTTACAGCTCCAGAGATAGTCAACTATGAACTGCTAGGCCTGGAGGCTGACATGTGGTAAAATGGACTAAgatcatttaaatgttttttatgaTTTTGAGAATGTTTtcttgttgttactgttgtttctctctgagGGTAAATCTCACTAAGTTTTGTCCCTTTTGTCTCCAGGAGTATTGGAGTTATCACATACATTCTGTAAGTACTTGTTCACATTATAATGGTTGTCTCTTTTCATACAGTCAGTTGAGCAATATTAAACAGTGTTATGTTAAATTATTTCAAATCTACACACATTTTTGCATTACAAATGACAACTCTAGAAGTGACACGTATTTCTCAGTAATTCCATCATCAAAATGATGATATAGCAAGAAAGCCAATCTACTGTGTATAACGTTTGGCCATGACCTGAAAGATGACATGATACAGTACTACTGTTTTACCTCCTGTTGAGTGTTCTTATTGTGTtctcaccatgctgtctgttggTCCTCAGGTTGAGTGGTGCCTCTCCGTTCCTGGGGGAGACCAAGCAGGAGACTCTGACCAACATCTCAGCAGTCAACTATGACTTTGACGAGGAGTACTTCAGCAACACTAGTGAGTTGGCCAAGGACTTCATCAGACGGCTGCTGGTCAAGGATCCCAAGTAAGCCTGGTTTACGCTGGACGGAATATGCCAGGGAATGCTTAACACAACATACACAAGAACCATGTACTTTGTCTGTCTTTTTTAATAGCATATTATCTTAGGGACCCGAGCAAGAAATAAAGGTTTGTACCTTGTTGCACCAATGTTAGAACTGCAAATACTAAAGCATAAAAGTAAGGAAGAAATGAGATTGATTTTCATCTCTAATCATTTAACAATGCTTCTTCCAGGAAGAGAATGAC
Coding sequences:
- the LOC110508314 gene encoding death-associated protein kinase 3, coding for MAGFRQEDVEVFYDMGEELGSGQFAIVRKCKEKPSGSEYAAKFIKKRRLSSSRRGVSREEIEREVNILREIQHSNIITLHDIFENKTDVILILELVSGGELFDFLAEKESLTEEAATQFLKQILDGVHYLHSKCIAHFDLKPENIMLLDKNVPNPRIKLIDFGIAHQIKAGNEFKNIFGTPEFVAPEIVNYELLGLEADMWSIGVITYILLSGASPFLGETKQETLTNISAVNYDFDEEYFSNTSELAKDFIRRLLVKDPKKRMTIDDSLQHPWIKVIKRRNVRQEESGKKPERRRLKTTRLKEYTIKSHSSMPPNNTYVNFERFSQVLEEIAAAEEGLRDLEHNQRSCQEDVAALLSIYEEKEGWYKEENQSIASNLDHIRQALQCTQAQRRQSQEDARAAMLAANALKRTFGRLENRYEVLAEQVASEVRWVEELVRGIEREKDSLVMP